The following are encoded in a window of Jeotgalibacillus aurantiacus genomic DNA:
- a CDS encoding chitobiase/beta-hexosaminidase C-terminal domain-containing protein gives MQTFMKQVSRLVVLVLIFSLVAPFASVTKAAESFTETFNNWTQTGTSYLDGSFEGDNGVTWTYTGGRASTSIDGKGMMFRDAGSTLTSSEIDGGISSLTLDTKADFTTTNPRQLEVYVNGELVGTTVNVVAGGSKETFTVEGLDVEGPFVLELKKVGSNSQLTVDNITWTSFEDPTKVSSVQASVPAGQVTEGTEVAFTTSTPDAEILVAVNGGAYETYSAPFTLTENTSFSVYATADGLEDSDVRTYDYSVISEQDISDVRMQPVGSLVSTSGVASAVFFQGGANNVYIQENGAGIVVRTTADVAPGDRISVFGTLGDFNGLAQIEADASNVEVLGQEEVPAPQAIPAGGLTEAQEGTLVQASNVNITSSGSGNFYGTDENGNEIVIRPATDLAIETGRTYEVINGVVGEFRGTYQLTPRSADDVIFDSNQVRPVKANPAGGFIEEGGTVELTTETEGASIYYTTDGSEPTVESTLYEGGVTITSNTDLKAIAVKDGMTTSDVAAFTYVLQKEDIKIHDIQSEDQFSPYEGLSVPNVEGVITYVVNGSSFYMQSLTADDNPGTSEGILVYSRNHGKSVGDHVKVSGTVLEFYVEGYAERAETDLPITQIEATSIATEATGLELPAPVVIGGPEGIEVPTEVIDNDNLASFDPEEDGIDFYESIEGMLVEVAEGTASGPQKYGEVAVITNYGDEVYSQAGGAIVKPGDFNPERVFIDVDDESFVVKTGDKMTSAAVGVMSYGFGKYKVLVGKGQKPVFEDGGLQPESTTIENKEDELTIASYNVENFSANPSATSDEKVNRIADSFINDLGSPDIIGLTEVQDSNGPTDDGTVTADESYQRLIDAIVALGGPAYAYTEVAPEDKQDGGQPGGNIRNGFLYNPERVQLTEGTAGGSTEAIDYVDGELTLNPGRIQPENFPNTRKSLVAEFEFKGEEVIVIANHLNSKGGDQPLFGQNQPPFLGSEAERVELATMINDFIKNVKEQTPDANIVVLGDMNDFEFSAPLEALKGEELTNLVDGVDKPERYTYNYEGNAQVLDHILVTNNLAERSVFDIVHINSDFMEVHGRASDHDPLLAQINLAAAEEEPQPEETVVNLADFDQKKVNIFEDNVRIVAEKGAKVDQVMVRGTNVSFEGEGLKDLEVTLHAKEAGGEYDFEGNEVEKVIVQHKNVSVINGAENIQKLELRGTAKHAEPQLFDSEGNEIELGNEKPSKGKGKGKKAS, from the coding sequence ATGCAAACATTCATGAAGCAGGTGTCAAGACTTGTTGTATTAGTCTTGATTTTCAGTCTTGTGGCACCATTTGCAAGCGTGACGAAAGCAGCAGAAAGCTTTACGGAAACGTTTAACAACTGGACACAAACCGGCACGTCTTATCTGGATGGTTCATTTGAAGGGGATAACGGCGTCACTTGGACATACACAGGAGGGAGAGCATCTACATCGATTGATGGAAAAGGGATGATGTTCCGCGATGCGGGCAGTACCTTAACCTCTTCTGAAATTGATGGGGGAATTTCTTCTTTAACTCTTGATACGAAGGCAGATTTCACCACAACGAACCCGCGTCAGCTTGAAGTGTATGTAAACGGTGAGCTTGTGGGTACGACTGTAAATGTTGTCGCTGGCGGCAGCAAAGAAACGTTTACAGTTGAAGGGTTGGATGTTGAAGGACCGTTTGTACTTGAATTGAAGAAGGTTGGTTCAAACAGCCAATTAACAGTTGATAACATTACATGGACTTCATTTGAAGATCCGACAAAGGTATCTTCTGTGCAGGCAAGCGTTCCGGCTGGACAGGTGACGGAAGGAACAGAAGTTGCTTTCACTACTTCTACACCTGATGCAGAGATTTTAGTTGCTGTGAATGGCGGTGCCTATGAAACGTATTCCGCACCTTTTACTTTGACAGAGAACACTTCTTTCAGCGTCTATGCAACAGCTGACGGTCTGGAAGACAGTGATGTCAGAACATATGATTACAGTGTGATCTCGGAACAGGATATTTCGGACGTTCGCATGCAGCCTGTGGGCTCTCTTGTATCAACTTCCGGAGTGGCTTCAGCTGTCTTTTTCCAGGGTGGGGCAAACAATGTCTATATCCAGGAAAACGGAGCAGGGATCGTGGTTCGTACGACAGCCGATGTAGCACCTGGAGACCGCATTTCAGTTTTCGGTACACTTGGTGATTTTAACGGCCTTGCACAAATTGAAGCAGATGCTTCTAATGTAGAAGTGCTTGGTCAGGAGGAAGTACCGGCTCCTCAGGCGATTCCAGCTGGGGGATTAACAGAAGCTCAGGAAGGTACACTTGTACAAGCTTCCAATGTAAATATCACGTCTTCAGGAAGCGGTAATTTCTACGGGACAGATGAAAACGGGAATGAAATCGTCATTCGCCCAGCGACAGATCTGGCGATCGAAACAGGTCGTACGTATGAAGTCATTAATGGTGTTGTAGGAGAATTCCGCGGCACGTATCAGCTGACACCTCGCTCAGCAGACGATGTGATTTTTGATTCAAATCAGGTCCGTCCGGTGAAAGCAAATCCTGCTGGCGGCTTTATTGAAGAAGGCGGCACGGTTGAGCTAACAACAGAAACAGAGGGAGCATCTATTTACTACACAACAGATGGTTCTGAACCGACAGTGGAAAGCACGCTTTATGAAGGCGGCGTAACGATTACATCTAACACAGATCTTAAAGCGATTGCTGTAAAAGATGGAATGACAACAAGTGACGTTGCAGCATTTACTTACGTACTTCAAAAAGAAGATATTAAGATTCATGATATTCAGTCAGAAGACCAGTTCTCACCATATGAGGGCTTATCAGTACCGAATGTAGAAGGTGTCATTACGTATGTAGTGAACGGCAGCAGCTTCTACATGCAGTCACTGACTGCGGATGACAACCCGGGTACATCTGAAGGAATTCTTGTGTATTCACGTAACCATGGTAAATCTGTTGGAGATCACGTGAAAGTAAGCGGAACAGTACTGGAGTTTTACGTAGAAGGCTACGCGGAACGCGCTGAAACAGATCTGCCGATTACACAAATTGAAGCAACATCTATCGCAACTGAAGCGACAGGGCTTGAACTGCCGGCACCTGTTGTGATTGGTGGACCGGAAGGAATCGAAGTACCTACTGAAGTGATTGATAACGACAATCTGGCTTCATTTGACCCTGAAGAAGACGGTATTGACTTCTACGAAAGCATTGAAGGAATGCTGGTTGAAGTAGCAGAAGGAACGGCGAGCGGCCCGCAGAAATACGGTGAAGTTGCTGTTATTACAAACTACGGGGACGAAGTGTATTCTCAGGCTGGCGGCGCAATTGTGAAGCCAGGTGACTTTAACCCTGAGCGTGTATTTATCGATGTAGATGATGAAAGCTTTGTTGTTAAAACAGGCGACAAGATGACATCCGCAGCAGTCGGTGTCATGAGTTACGGATTTGGAAAATATAAAGTACTTGTCGGCAAAGGACAAAAGCCGGTCTTTGAAGATGGCGGTCTTCAGCCTGAATCAACAACGATTGAAAATAAAGAAGATGAGCTGACGATTGCTTCTTACAATGTCGAGAACTTCTCAGCAAATCCTTCTGCAACAAGCGATGAAAAGGTAAATCGCATCGCTGATTCATTTATCAACGATCTTGGATCACCTGATATTATTGGTTTAACTGAAGTGCAGGATAGCAATGGCCCTACAGATGATGGTACAGTGACAGCTGACGAAAGCTACCAGCGTCTAATTGATGCCATTGTTGCACTTGGTGGACCAGCGTATGCTTATACTGAAGTTGCTCCGGAAGATAAGCAGGACGGCGGCCAGCCTGGAGGGAACATCCGGAACGGTTTCCTTTACAATCCTGAGCGTGTTCAGCTAACCGAAGGAACAGCTGGTGGTTCAACAGAAGCAATTGATTATGTGGATGGAGAATTAACACTTAATCCTGGTCGTATTCAGCCGGAAAACTTCCCGAATACACGTAAATCACTGGTTGCGGAATTTGAATTTAAAGGTGAAGAAGTGATCGTGATTGCTAATCATCTGAATTCAAAGGGTGGAGACCAGCCGTTATTCGGTCAGAATCAGCCGCCATTCCTTGGCAGTGAGGCAGAACGAGTTGAACTCGCAACAATGATCAATGATTTTATCAAAAATGTAAAAGAACAGACACCTGATGCAAATATCGTCGTTCTTGGAGACATGAATGACTTTGAATTCTCAGCTCCACTTGAAGCATTAAAAGGGGAAGAGCTGACGAACCTTGTCGATGGTGTAGACAAGCCGGAACGTTACACATACAACTATGAAGGCAATGCGCAGGTTCTTGACCACATTCTTGTGACAAACAACCTTGCAGAGCGTTCCGTATTTGATATCGTACACATCAACTCTGACTTCATGGAAGTTCATGGACGTGCATCTGACCACGATCCGCTTTTAGCGCAAATTAACCTTGCGGCTGCAGAAGAAGAGCCTCAGCCGGAAGAAACTGTTGTAAATCTTGCTGACTTTGATCAGAAGAAAGTAAATATCTTTGAAGACAACGTTCGCATCGTCGCTGAAAAAGGCGCGAAGGTTGATCAAGTGATGGTACGCGGAACAAATGTAAGCTTCGAAGGTGAAGGACTTAAAGATCTTGAAGTCACACTTCATGCAAAAGAAGCTGGTGGAGAGTATGACTTTGAAGGAAATGAAGTTGAAAAAGTCATCGTCCAGCATAAGAATGTTTCTGTTATCAATGGGGCAGAGAACATTCAAAAACTCGAGCTTCGCGGAACAGCCAAACACGCTGAACCACAGCTGTTTGATTCCGAGGGCAATGAGATTGAGTTAGGTAACGAAAAGCCTAGTAAAGGCAAAGGGAAGGGCAAGAAAGCTTCCTGA
- a CDS encoding NAD(P)/FAD-dependent oxidoreductase, which yields MDLQSGRFYWDTTLTDAPEYPPLTEDIQCDVLIIGAGSSGAQVAYDLKDTGLNVAVIDKRKAGMGSTRTNTALIQYLGDKMVHELVNSFGEEAAMMHTTLCRDAIDNIEKACKEMKIDADFRRKDTLYRASTIEDVDKLKKDFEFLSRYKFDADFIAQSKIEKRYPFTSPAAIYSKNDADLNPFKHTHGLLDLACESGVRIYEQTELSGKKAGQDRCTYYTKGGSVIEARNVIVAAGYESLEFQKNKNAVLESSYCIVTAPVNDLSDWYRETLLWETARPYIYMRTTVDGRILVGGLDETTPYADRRDSMLLSKRDHLVKEFNMLFPDISIEAEYFYGAFYGGTHDGLPTLYEHKDFPHHLFLLAYGDNGLVYSNVLSSVIKEKLTGGKHPAEDLYNRSTSLRV from the coding sequence ATGGACTTACAAAGCGGGCGTTTTTATTGGGATACAACATTAACTGACGCACCTGAATATCCTCCATTAACAGAGGATATTCAATGCGATGTTTTGATTATTGGTGCAGGGAGTTCAGGTGCTCAAGTGGCATATGACCTGAAAGATACCGGATTGAATGTTGCTGTAATTGACAAGCGGAAAGCAGGAATGGGGAGTACAAGAACAAATACTGCACTTATTCAATATTTAGGGGATAAAATGGTGCATGAGCTGGTCAATTCCTTTGGTGAGGAAGCAGCGATGATGCACACGACACTATGTCGTGATGCGATCGACAACATTGAAAAAGCCTGCAAGGAAATGAAAATTGATGCGGACTTCAGAAGAAAAGATACGTTATATCGGGCTAGCACCATTGAAGATGTGGACAAATTAAAGAAGGATTTTGAATTCTTGTCCAGATATAAATTTGATGCGGACTTCATTGCACAGAGTAAGATAGAAAAACGTTACCCATTTACGAGTCCTGCCGCCATTTACAGCAAAAATGATGCTGATCTGAATCCGTTTAAACATACTCATGGACTTCTTGATCTGGCTTGCGAATCAGGCGTACGCATATACGAACAGACTGAACTCAGTGGCAAAAAAGCAGGACAGGACCGGTGTACTTATTACACAAAAGGCGGATCCGTCATTGAAGCAAGAAATGTTATTGTCGCTGCAGGATATGAATCACTGGAATTTCAAAAGAATAAAAATGCCGTTCTTGAAAGCTCCTATTGTATTGTGACTGCACCAGTGAACGATCTCTCTGACTGGTACCGGGAAACACTGCTATGGGAAACAGCAAGACCCTATATTTACATGAGGACTACGGTTGATGGAAGAATTCTTGTGGGTGGACTTGATGAGACAACACCATATGCTGATCGTCGTGACAGTATGCTGCTCAGTAAGCGCGATCATCTGGTTAAGGAATTTAATATGTTGTTTCCTGACATCTCCATCGAAGCTGAGTATTTTTACGGGGCTTTCTATGGAGGAACACATGACGGACTCCCTACATTATATGAACATAAGGATTTTCCGCATCATTTGTTTCTGCTTGCATACGGAGACAATGGACTTGTTTACAGCAATGTACTCTCGAGCGTAATCAAGGAAAAACTGACCGGCGGAAAACATCCGGCAGAGGATCTGTACAACCGATCGACATCTTTACGTGTATAA
- a CDS encoding TetR/AcrR family transcriptional regulator, producing the protein MNGFERRKERKKQHILEASMQLFSEMGIQKVSIADIAKKAQVSQVTIYNYFESKHNLIHEVFIYYVNQASDHFEKIVNSDDPFPEKVKQIIFNKKEVSTNIHPEFYQYLMKEYTEEENYIEQVYAEKALPYFIKLFQIGKKEGYVNPDLSDHAILFYIQMLKDYMGRDEVQQKVLPLAEDIANIFFYGIMGNKAAKKETSVE; encoded by the coding sequence ATGAACGGTTTTGAACGACGTAAAGAAAGAAAAAAACAGCATATATTAGAGGCTTCCATGCAATTGTTCAGTGAAATGGGGATCCAAAAGGTTTCTATTGCGGATATTGCAAAGAAAGCACAAGTATCTCAGGTAACCATCTATAATTATTTTGAGAGCAAACATAATCTGATTCATGAGGTTTTCATTTATTACGTGAACCAGGCTTCGGATCATTTTGAGAAAATCGTCAACAGCGATGATCCTTTCCCGGAAAAGGTGAAACAGATTATCTTTAATAAAAAGGAAGTGTCCACGAATATTCACCCAGAGTTTTATCAGTATTTAATGAAGGAGTATACAGAAGAAGAAAATTATATAGAGCAGGTGTATGCTGAAAAAGCACTTCCATACTTCATTAAACTGTTCCAGATCGGGAAGAAAGAGGGCTATGTGAACCCTGACTTATCTGACCATGCAATCTTGTTTTATATCCAGATGCTGAAGGATTATATGGGTCGGGACGAGGTTCAGCAAAAGGTGCTGCCATTGGCAGAGGATATTGCGAATATATTTTTTTACGGGATCATGGGAAATAAAGCTGCAAAGAAAGAGACGTCCGTTGAATAG
- a CDS encoding ABC transporter ATP-binding protein gives MTILRVKGVTKRFGNFKALSGVDFHINKGEVFGFIGPNGAGKSTTIKILLGILKPTSGSATIFGLDAWKNSVEIHKKIAYVPGDANLWPNLTGGEVIDLFLKLRGSFDPVKRDQLIKRFQLDPTKKCRTYSKGNRQKVALVSAFASDAELFILDEPTSGLDPLMEKVFQDCVAEAKQEGKSVLLSSHILSEVERLCDRVGIIRQGTIIETGSLTELRHLTRTNLIAETKKPMPALANMPGVHNLQSVDNGVSFQVDTEAMDAVMKLISSAGVIRLESTPPTLEDLFMRHYETKGSDAV, from the coding sequence ATGACGATTCTTCGGGTAAAAGGAGTAACAAAGAGATTTGGCAATTTCAAAGCACTAAGCGGTGTCGATTTTCACATTAATAAAGGTGAAGTATTCGGGTTCATAGGTCCAAACGGTGCAGGAAAATCAACGACCATAAAAATTCTATTGGGCATTTTAAAGCCGACTTCCGGAAGTGCCACGATATTCGGATTGGATGCGTGGAAAAACTCAGTGGAGATTCATAAGAAGATCGCCTACGTTCCCGGAGATGCTAACCTTTGGCCAAATCTGACCGGCGGTGAAGTGATCGATTTATTCCTTAAGCTGAGAGGCAGCTTTGATCCAGTTAAACGCGATCAGCTCATTAAACGATTCCAGCTGGATCCAACCAAGAAATGCCGGACCTATTCCAAAGGTAACAGACAAAAGGTAGCACTAGTATCTGCATTTGCATCTGATGCTGAACTGTTTATTCTGGATGAACCTACATCCGGTCTTGACCCTTTAATGGAAAAAGTGTTTCAGGACTGTGTAGCAGAAGCAAAACAGGAAGGGAAAAGTGTTCTTTTATCCAGTCATATTCTTTCAGAGGTGGAACGCCTGTGTGACCGTGTAGGGATTATCCGGCAGGGAACGATCATTGAGACAGGTTCTCTGACAGAGCTGAGACATCTTACACGCACGAATCTGATTGCAGAAACAAAGAAACCGATGCCAGCTCTTGCCAATATGCCTGGCGTTCATAACCTGCAGTCTGTTGACAACGGAGTGTCTTTCCAGGTGGATACAGAAGCGATGGATGCTGTGATGAAATTAATCAGCAGCGCCGGTGTTATCCGGCTTGAGAGCACGCCGCCGACATTAGAGGATCTGTTCATGCGTCATTATGAAACGAAAGGAAGCGATGCCGTATGA
- a CDS encoding ABC transporter permease codes for MNKQSFSGTGQLIRFYLKADRIRIAAWILSLMALTSVTAWSLDGLYSSDAERQAMATTMENPAMTAMVGPAYGIENYHTGAMTAHQMLLFTAILVAVMAILHVSRHTRGDEEDGKMEMLGSLPVGRLASLTASMSVMVMSQVILALGIAVSLAVLSIPSLPVSSSILYGAALGATGIFFGTLTAVFAQLADSARGTTGLAFLVLGAAYMIRAAGDVNNDTLSWFSPLGWPLKTQVFVDDTWVPLIPLLAGAVVLTLIAFSVMASRDIGTGLIPSRPGRNHARKALLSPFGLTMHLQKTSIITWGVALLAIGLSYGSVIGDLETFFSSSELLSGAVDQSSGFSLTEQFISMLMSIMSMIAAVPALLFLFKLKGEEKKGRTETVYARAVSRYALFGSYFLVALIFGTVMMLLAIFGLWSAAAATMEDPISFGSLAKAGLVYVPAIWVMIGFGALLFGFKPGLTGLAWVYLGYAFFAVYLGGLLQFPEWVNRLSPFGFIPEVPMEEINVLTLVLLVLTAGLLAAVGFTTYRNRDLAG; via the coding sequence ATGAACAAACAGTCCTTTAGCGGAACAGGACAACTGATCCGCTTTTATCTCAAGGCTGACCGTATTCGTATCGCAGCCTGGATTTTATCCTTAATGGCCTTAACTTCTGTAACCGCATGGTCGCTTGACGGTTTGTACAGCTCAGATGCAGAACGACAGGCGATGGCAACAACCATGGAAAACCCTGCAATGACAGCCATGGTGGGTCCTGCCTATGGCATTGAAAACTATCATACAGGGGCAATGACCGCTCACCAGATGCTTTTGTTTACAGCGATTCTCGTGGCTGTCATGGCTATTTTGCATGTGTCCCGTCATACACGGGGAGATGAAGAGGATGGAAAGATGGAGATGCTCGGTTCACTTCCGGTTGGACGATTAGCTTCCCTGACTGCATCAATGAGCGTCATGGTGATGTCTCAGGTGATCCTTGCTTTAGGTATTGCAGTGAGTCTGGCTGTTCTGTCGATTCCTTCTTTACCGGTGTCGTCCTCTATTCTTTACGGTGCAGCTCTCGGCGCAACCGGCATCTTTTTCGGCACCCTGACTGCTGTTTTTGCTCAATTAGCGGATAGCGCCAGAGGAACAACAGGGCTTGCCTTTCTCGTGCTTGGCGCCGCCTATATGATACGCGCAGCAGGTGATGTGAATAATGACACACTATCCTGGTTTTCACCACTTGGATGGCCGCTTAAAACGCAGGTTTTTGTGGATGATACGTGGGTGCCGCTCATTCCTCTTTTGGCAGGTGCCGTCGTATTAACGCTGATCGCGTTTAGCGTAATGGCCTCAAGGGATATCGGAACAGGGTTGATTCCTTCACGGCCTGGAAGAAACCATGCCCGTAAAGCATTGCTGAGTCCGTTTGGCTTAACCATGCATCTCCAAAAAACAAGTATCATTACCTGGGGTGTCGCTTTACTCGCAATTGGTCTCTCCTACGGTTCAGTAATAGGGGACCTGGAAACCTTTTTTTCAAGCAGCGAATTGTTAAGTGGCGCTGTAGATCAAAGCAGCGGATTCAGTCTGACTGAACAATTCATTTCCATGCTCATGTCTATCATGTCAATGATTGCAGCAGTGCCAGCCCTTCTCTTTTTATTTAAACTTAAGGGTGAAGAGAAAAAAGGGCGGACTGAAACGGTTTATGCCCGCGCCGTATCGCGTTATGCGTTATTCGGCAGCTATTTTCTCGTGGCTCTGATATTTGGAACAGTGATGATGTTGCTTGCGATTTTCGGATTATGGTCTGCCGCGGCTGCCACAATGGAAGATCCGATCTCTTTCGGTTCACTCGCAAAAGCCGGGCTTGTTTATGTACCGGCTATCTGGGTTATGATCGGATTCGGTGCTCTTCTATTCGGATTCAAACCTGGATTAACAGGACTTGCCTGGGTTTATCTTGGATATGCATTTTTCGCCGTGTACCTTGGTGGACTCCTTCAATTTCCTGAATGGGTCAACCGTTTATCACCATTCGGTTTTATTCCGGAAGTGCCTATGGAGGAAATTAATGTGCTGACACTTGTCCTCCTCGTATTGACAGCTGGTTTATTAGCTGCTGTGGGATTCACCACGTACCGAAATCGTGATCTTGCCGGTTAA
- a CDS encoding nucleoside deaminase: MNEFMKRAVQLSVDNVRDGGHPFGAVIVKDGKIVAEGVNEMHHTFDVSGHAELLAIRRLQKELKTDDLSGYTMYASGEPCPMCYTAMRFAGMDDIYYCQSVEEAGAAGLGLSGEIYKDLKKPNEERQVVMSQMKLADGMEDPMRLYAEKSK, translated from the coding sequence ATGAATGAATTTATGAAAAGAGCAGTCCAACTGTCTGTCGATAACGTGAGAGACGGTGGGCACCCGTTTGGTGCGGTAATTGTGAAGGATGGAAAGATTGTTGCTGAAGGTGTTAATGAAATGCACCATACGTTCGATGTGAGTGGTCATGCGGAGTTGCTCGCCATTAGACGTCTGCAAAAAGAGCTTAAGACAGATGATTTATCAGGTTACACGATGTATGCGAGTGGAGAGCCGTGTCCAATGTGCTATACAGCGATGAGATTTGCCGGAATGGATGATATTTATTACTGCCAATCCGTTGAGGAAGCTGGAGCTGCCGGGCTGGGACTGTCAGGTGAGATATATAAAGATCTGAAAAAGCCAAACGAAGAGCGTCAGGTTGTCATGAGTCAAATGAAGCTCGCTGATGGAATGGAAGATCCTATGCGGTTGTATGCTGAAAAAAGTAAGTAA
- a CDS encoding glycosyltransferase family 2 protein, whose protein sequence is MTGWINAAVEAAAIVIIIYMGSVSLLYLGMFFIAGPRIRKERKLNREAHIEEIAMNKDTFPVSVLVPAYNEEVGVSSTVRSMLALNYPQFEVIIIDDGSVDETSSRVITEFRMKEIDLAIRTYFPTQPVEKAYQSTLFPNLFLIRKLNGGKADALNAGINFSKYPYFAAIDGDSLLDRDALLKTMKPIIDSNGRVTATGGTVRIANGSRIIRSEVEKIALPETPIVLMQIIEYFRAFLIGRLGLSRLNVLLIISGAFGVFEKNRVIKAGGYKVNTVGEDMELIVRIHRSLKDEKSDQRIEYIQDPVCWTEAPSTLSSLRSQRRRWQRGLAETLWTHRKMILNPKYRGIGLFALPYYILVELISAIFELVGYVIIVGGILFAFISWEIALIMFMATVLYGSLLSSLAVLLEEWTYHKYPDVKSLLVLFFWALTEAFWYRPMTVIWRCEGLIAAILQKGSWGNMQRKGISAEKEAA, encoded by the coding sequence ATGACAGGGTGGATTAATGCAGCAGTCGAAGCAGCGGCGATTGTGATCATTATTTACATGGGTTCAGTATCGCTGTTATATCTTGGGATGTTTTTTATAGCGGGCCCCCGGATCCGTAAAGAAAGAAAGTTAAACCGGGAAGCACATATTGAGGAAATTGCAATGAACAAAGATACCTTTCCCGTTTCTGTCCTGGTTCCTGCTTATAATGAGGAAGTGGGAGTTTCCAGTACAGTAAGATCCATGTTAGCGCTGAATTATCCTCAGTTTGAGGTTATTATCATCGATGATGGCTCTGTTGATGAAACAAGCAGCCGGGTCATTACAGAGTTTCGAATGAAAGAGATTGATTTGGCCATCCGGACTTATTTTCCGACACAGCCTGTAGAAAAAGCGTATCAATCCACTTTATTTCCGAATTTATTCTTAATCCGTAAACTAAATGGAGGAAAGGCGGATGCCTTAAACGCAGGGATTAACTTTTCCAAATATCCGTATTTTGCAGCGATTGATGGTGATTCACTTCTTGACCGGGATGCCCTCCTGAAAACAATGAAGCCTATTATTGATTCCAATGGACGCGTAACGGCTACTGGTGGCACAGTCAGAATTGCCAATGGTTCAAGAATTATTCGAAGTGAAGTAGAGAAAATAGCCCTTCCCGAGACGCCTATTGTACTGATGCAAATCATTGAGTATTTTAGGGCCTTTCTGATCGGACGTCTTGGATTAAGCCGGTTAAATGTATTGCTAATTATTTCCGGAGCCTTCGGCGTATTTGAAAAAAACCGTGTTATTAAAGCTGGCGGGTATAAAGTCAATACCGTTGGAGAAGACATGGAGCTGATCGTCAGAATTCACCGCTCTTTAAAAGATGAAAAATCTGATCAGCGTATCGAATACATTCAGGATCCGGTTTGCTGGACCGAAGCCCCTTCTACGCTTTCTTCTCTTCGTTCACAGCGCAGGAGATGGCAAAGGGGACTGGCTGAAACACTCTGGACCCACCGGAAAATGATCTTGAATCCAAAATACCGCGGCATTGGTCTATTTGCTCTGCCATATTACATTCTGGTCGAGCTTATCAGTGCTATCTTTGAATTAGTCGGCTATGTCATTATTGTAGGAGGCATTTTATTCGCGTTTATTTCCTGGGAAATTGCATTGATCATGTTTATGGCCACTGTGCTTTATGGCTCATTACTTTCCTCTCTGGCTGTTTTGCTGGAGGAATGGACTTATCACAAATACCCGGATGTTAAAAGTCTTCTGGTACTGTTTTTCTGGGCACTGACAGAAGCATTCTGGTATCGTCCCATGACGGTCATCTGGAGGTGCGAAGGGCTTATTGCCGCTATTCTGCAAAAGGGATCGTGGGGCAATATGCAGAGAAAAGGAATTTCTGCAGAGAAAGAAGCCGCTTAA